The following are encoded together in the Balaenoptera acutorostrata chromosome 9, mBalAcu1.1, whole genome shotgun sequence genome:
- the LOC130708813 gene encoding LOW QUALITY PROTEIN: mas-related G-protein coupled receptor member E-like (The sequence of the model RefSeq protein was modified relative to this genomic sequence to represent the inferred CDS: inserted 2 bases in 1 codon), translated as MAEQDVPGAVTPAGSAGGVRRRGSPPSGDSLEVTKLERSAGNHGSEEPSRVLLSLDLLTMAQYRKTCNRSSIDATALAPRSENTDHMIFRSITVAVALCGLYSLVCQILKLFLHYSFHLHDTFMVLRFFFYFTGLGITTAISFQHCLSSFFPIWYQCRCPKHLSGNVSALLWILIFSVNILRGHACGQFIHPKDKVRSRTDDXATTVWVLLPFSILGLSSLLLLLRAQASSQQHWPRKLYLVLLLSVLGFVLFGLPLCIVSCLVADMKHHTLSDVCIHLSCTNSTANLAIDFFTGGLQTQRLREPLKVVLQRALGEETEDGEDGKAPLTGKVERVDL; from the exons ATGGCCGAGCAGGACGTGCCAGGAGCAGTGACGCCGGCTGGCAGCGCAGGGGGTGTGCGGAG ACGCGGCTCCCCGCCCTCAGGTGACTCGCTGGAGGTCACCAAGCTGGAGAG gagtGCCGGGAATCACGGATCAGAGGAACCCAGCAGAGTCTTGCTGAGCTTGGATCTCCTCACCATGGCCCAGTACCGCAAGACATGCAATCGTTCCAGCATTGACGCCACAGCGCTGGCTCCAAGATCAGAGAACACTGACCACATGATCTTCCGGTCCATCACTGTGGCTGTGGCCCTTTGTGG ACTGTATTCTCTTGTCTGCCAAATCCTGAAGCTTTTCCTGCACTATTCCTTTCACCTGCATGACACCTTTATGGTCCTGAGGTTCTTCTTCTACTTCACTGGCCTGGGCATCACGACCGCCATCAGCTTCCAGCACTGTCTGTCCTCCTTCTTCCCTATTTGGTATCAGTGTCGTTGCCCCAAGCACCTGTCAGGCAACGTGAGCGCCCTGCTCTGGATTCTGATCTTTTCGGTTAATATACTGAGAGGTCATGCCTGTGGTCAGTTTATTCATCCCAAGGACAAAGTTCGGTCCCGCACTGACGA CGCCACCACCGTGTGGGTCCTCCTCCCGTTCTCCATCCTGGGCTTGTCCAGCCTGCTGTTGCTCCTCCGAGCCCAGGCGAGCTCCCAGCAACACTGGCCCAGAAAGCTCTACCTGGTCCTTCTGCTGTCGGTCCTGGGCTTCGTTCTCTTCGGGCTGCCCCTCTGCATCGTCAGCTGCCTCGTAGCTGACATGAAACATCACACTCTCAGCGATGTCTGCATCCACCTGTCCTGCACCAACAGCACCGCTAACCTTGCTATTGACTTCTTCACTGGGGGCCTTCAGACACAGCGGCTGAGGGAGCCCCTCAAGGTGGTCCTCCAAAGGGCCCtgggtgaggaaacagaggatgGTGAGGATGGGAAGGCGCCCCTGACTGGCAAGGTGGAGAGGGTGGACCTCTGA